A stretch of Helicobacter pylori oki112 DNA encodes these proteins:
- the rpsG gene encoding 30S ribosomal protein S7 has translation MRRRKAPVREVLGDPVYGNKVVTKFINKMMYDGKKSVAEKIIYKAFNKIEEKSGEKGIEVFEKALERVRPLVEVRSRRVGGATYQVPVEVRASRQQSLSIRWILEATRKRNERMMVDRLANELMDAASDKGAAFKKKEDVHKMAEANKAFAHYRW, from the coding sequence ATGAGAAGAAGAAAAGCACCCGTTAGGGAGGTTTTGGGCGATCCTGTTTATGGGAACAAAGTGGTTACGAAGTTTATCAATAAGATGATGTATGACGGCAAGAAAAGCGTAGCGGAAAAAATCATCTACAAAGCTTTTAATAAGATTGAAGAAAAAAGCGGTGAAAAAGGGATTGAAGTGTTTGAAAAAGCCCTAGAAAGAGTGCGTCCTTTAGTGGAAGTGCGCAGCAGAAGAGTGGGTGGGGCTACCTATCAAGTGCCCGTAGAAGTGAGAGCGAGCCGTCAGCAGTCGCTATCTATTCGTTGGATTTTAGAAGCGACCAGAAAACGCAATGAAAGAATGATGGTGGATAGATTGGCTAACGAGCTTATGGATGCGGCTAGCGATAAAGGTGCGGCTTTTAAGAAAAAAGAAGATGTGCATAAAATGGCAGAAGCGAATAAAGCGTTCGCACACTATCGCTGGTAA
- the rpsL gene encoding 30S ribosomal protein S12 — MPTINQLIRKERKKVVKKTKSPALVECPQRRGVCTRVYTTTPKKPNSALRKVAKVRLTSKFEVISYIPGEGHNLQEHSIVLVRGGRVKDLPGVKYHIVRGALDTAGVNKRTVSRSKYGTKKAKATDKKATDNKKK; from the coding sequence GTGCCTACTATCAATCAGTTGATTAGAAAAGAAAGGAAAAAGGTGGTTAAAAAAACGAAATCACCTGCATTAGTGGAATGCCCTCAAAGAAGAGGGGTTTGTACTAGGGTTTATACGACTACCCCTAAAAAGCCTAACTCGGCTTTAAGAAAGGTCGCTAAGGTTCGTTTGACCAGTAAATTTGAAGTGATCAGTTATATTCCTGGTGAAGGGCATAACTTGCAAGAACACTCCATTGTGTTAGTGCGTGGGGGTAGGGTTAAGGATTTACCCGGTGTGAAATACCACATCGTTCGTGGCGCTTTAGACACTGCAGGGGTCAATAAAAGAACGGTTTCACGCTCTAAATATGGGACTAAAAAAGCTAAAGCAACCGACAAGAAAGCAACCGACAACAAGAAAAAATAA
- a CDS encoding DNA-directed RNA polymerase subunit beta/beta' — protein sequence MSKKIPLKNRLRADFTKTPTDLEVPNLLLLQRDSYDSFLYSKDGKESGIEKVFKSIFPIQDEHNRITLEYAGCEFGKSKYTVREAMERGITYSIPLKIKVRLILWEKDTKSGEKNGIKDIKEQSIFIREIPLMTERTSFIINGVERVVVNQLHRSPGVIFKEEESSTSLNKLIYTGQIIPDRGSWLYFEYDSKDVLYARINKRRKVPVTILFRAMDYQKQDIIKMFYPLVKVRYENHKYLIPFASLDANQRMEFDLKDPQGKVILLAGKKLTSRKIKELKENHLEWVEYPMDILLNRHLAEPVMVGKEVLLDMLTQLDKNKLEKIHDLGVQEFVIINDLALGHDASIIHSFSADSESLKLLKQTEKIDDENALAAIRIHKVMKPGDPVTTEVAKQFVKKLFFDPERYDLTMVGRMKMNHKLGLHVPDYITTLTHEDIITTVKYLMKIKNNQGKIDDRDHLGNRRIRAVGELLANELHSGLVKMQKTIKDKLTTMSGAFDSLMPHDLVNSKMITSTIMEFFMGGQLSQFMDQTNPLSEVTHKRRLSALGEGGLVKDRVGFEARDVHPTHYGRICPIETPEGQNIGLINTLSTFTRVNDLGFIEAPYKKVVDGKVVGETIYLTAIQEDSHIIAPASTPIDEEGNILGDLIETRVEGEIVLNEKSKVTLMDLSSSMLVGVAASLIPFLEHDDANRALMGTNMQRQAVPLLRSDAPIVGTGIEKIIARDSWGAIKANRAGVVEKIDSKNIYILGEGKEEAYIDAYSLQKNLRTNQNTSFNQVPIVKVGDKVGAGQIIADGPSMDRGELALGKNVRVAFMPWNGYNFEDAIVVSERITKDDIFTSTHIYEKEVDARELKHGVEEFTADIPDVKEEALAHLDESGIVKVGTYVSAGMILVGKTSPKGEIKSTPEERLLRAIFGDKAGHVVNKSLYCPPSLEGTVIDVKVFTKKGYEKDARVLSAYEEEKAKLDMEHFDRLTMLNREELLRVSSLLSQAILEEPFSHNGKDYKEGDQIPKEEIASINRFTLASLVKKYSKEVQNHYEITKNNFLEQKKVLGEEHEEKLSILEKDDILPNGVIKKVKLYIATKRKLKVGDKMAGRHGNKGIVSNIVPVADMPYTADGEPVDIVLNPLGVPSRMNIGQILEMHLGLVGKEFGKQIARMLEDKTRDFAKELRAKMLEIANAINEKDPLTIHALESCSDEELLEYAKDWSKGVKMAISVFEGISQEKFYKLFELAKIAMDGKMDLYDGRTGEKMRERVNVGYMYMIKLHHLVDEKVHARSTGPYSLVTHQPVGGKALFGGQRFGEMEVWALEAYGAAHTLKEMLTIKSDDIRGRENAYRAIAKGEQVGESEIPETFYVLTKELQSLALDINIFGDDVDEDGAPKPIVIKEDDRPKDFSSFQLTLASPEKIHSWSYGEVKKPETINYRTIKPERDGLFCMKIFGPTKDYECLCGKYKKPRFKDIGTCEKCGVAITHSKVRRFRMGHIELATPVAHIWYVNSLPSRIGTLLGVKMKDLERVLYYEAYIVKEPGEAAYDNEGTKLVMKYDILNEEQYQNISRRYEDRGFVAQMGGEAIKDLLEEIDLITLLQSLKEEVKDTNSDAKKKKLIKRLKVVESFLNSGNRPEWMMLTVLPVLPPDLRPLVALDGGKFAVSDVNELYRRVINRNQRLKRLMELGAPEIIVRNEKRMLQEAVDVLFDNGRSTNAVKGANKRPLKSLSEIIKGKQGRFRQNLLGKRVDFSGRSVIVVGPNLKMDECGLPKNMALELFKPHLLSKLEERGYATTLKQAKRMIEQKSNEVWECLQEITEGYPVLLNRAPTLHKQSIQAFHPKLIDGKAIQLHPLVCSAFNADFDGDQMAVHVPLSQEAIAECKVLMLSSMNILLPASGKAVAIPSQDMVLGLYYLSLEKSGVKGEHKLFSSVNEIITAIDTKELDIHAKIRVLDQGNIISTSAGRMIIKSILPDFIPTDLWNRPMKKKDIGVLVDYVHKVGGIGITATFLDNLKTLGFRYATKAGISISMEDIITPKDKQKMVEKAKVEVKKIQQQYDQGLLTDQERYNKIIDTWTEVNDKMSKEMMTAIAKDKEGFNSIYMMADSGARGSAAQIRQLSAMRGLMTKPDGSIIETPIISNFKEGLNVLEYFNSTHGARKGLADTALKTANAGYLTRKLIDVSQNVKVVSDDCGTHEGIEITDIAVGSELIEPLEERIFGRVLLEDVIDPITNEILLYADTLIDEEGAKKVVEAGIKSITIRTPVTCKAPKGVCAKCYGLNLGEGKMSYPGEAVGVVAAQSIGEPGTQLTLRTFHVGGTASRSQDEREIVASKEGFVRFYNLRTYTNKEGKNIIANRRNASILVVEPKIKAPFDGELRIETVYEEVVVSVKNSDQEAKFVLRRSDIVKPSELAGVGGKIEGKVYLPYASGHKVHKGGSIADIIQEGWNVPNRIPYASELLVKDNDPIAQDVYAKEKGAIKYYVLEANHLERTHGIKKGDIVSEKGLFAVIADDNGREATRHYIARGSEILIDDNSEVSANSVISKPTTNTFKTIATWDPYNTPIIADFKGKVSFVDVIAGVTVAEKEDENTGITSLVVNDYIPSGYKPSLFLEGANGEEMRYFLEPKTSIAISDGSSVEQAEVLAKIPKATVKSRDITGGLPRVSELFEARKPKPKDVAILSEVDGIVSFGKPIRNKEHIIVTSKDGRPMDYFVDKGKQILVHADEFVHAGEAMTDGVVSSHDILRISGEKELYKYIVSEVQQVYRRQGVSIADKHIEIIVSQMLRQVRILDSGDSKFIEGDLVSKKLFKEENARVIALKGEPAIAEPVLLGITRAAIGSDSIISAASFQETTKVLTEASIAMKKDFLEDLKENVVLGRMIPVGTGMYKNKKIVLRTLEDDSKF from the coding sequence ATGTCAAAAAAAATTCCCCTAAAAAACCGCTTGAGAGCTGATTTTACAAAAACCCCAACAGATTTAGAAGTCCCTAATTTATTATTATTACAACGAGACAGCTATGATTCTTTCTTGTATTCCAAAGATGGCAAAGAGAGCGGGATTGAAAAGGTTTTTAAATCCATTTTCCCTATCCAAGATGAGCATAACCGCATCACTTTAGAATATGCGGGTTGCGAATTTGGCAAGTCTAAATACACTGTTAGAGAAGCGATGGAGAGGGGCATTACCTACTCTATCCCCCTCAAAATTAAAGTGCGCTTGATCTTGTGGGAAAAAGACACCAAGAGTGGCGAAAAGAACGGCATTAAGGATATTAAAGAACAAAGCATTTTCATTCGTGAGATCCCTTTGATGACAGAACGCACTTCATTTATTATCAATGGGGTGGAGCGCGTGGTGGTCAATCAGCTCCACAGAAGCCCCGGTGTGATTTTCAAAGAAGAAGAGTCCAGCACTTCTTTAAACAAGCTCATTTACACAGGGCAAATCATCCCTGATAGGGGTTCGTGGCTGTATTTTGAATACGATTCTAAAGATGTTTTGTATGCTCGTATCAACAAACGCCGTAAAGTGCCTGTTACCATTTTATTTAGGGCGATGGATTATCAAAAACAAGACATCATTAAAATGTTCTACCCGCTTGTTAAAGTGCGTTATGAAAACCATAAATATTTGATCCCGTTTGCTTCATTAGACGCCAATCAAAGAATGGAATTTGACTTGAAAGATCCTCAAGGCAAGGTTATTCTTTTAGCAGGAAAAAAGCTCACTTCAAGAAAGATTAAAGAGCTTAAAGAAAACCATTTGGAATGGGTGGAATACCCTATGGATATTTTACTCAATCGTCATTTGGCTGAACCTGTTATGGTGGGGAAAGAAGTCTTATTGGACATGCTCACTCAGCTAGATAAAAACAAATTAGAAAAAATCCACGATTTAGGCGTGCAAGAATTTGTGATCATCAACGATCTAGCGTTAGGGCATGACGCTTCCATTATCCATTCTTTTTCAGCCGATTCTGAGTCTTTGAAATTACTCAAGCAAACCGAAAAAATTGATGATGAAAACGCTCTAGCGGCGATTCGTATCCATAAGGTTATGAAACCAGGCGATCCTGTTACGACTGAAGTGGCTAAGCAGTTTGTCAAAAAACTTTTCTTTGATCCAGAACGCTATGATTTGACCATGGTGGGCCGCATGAAAATGAATCACAAGTTAGGCTTGCATGTGCCTGATTACATTACGACTTTAACGCATGAAGATATTATCACCACCGTTAAATACCTCATGAAAATCAAAAACAATCAGGGCAAGATTGATGACAGGGACCACTTGGGCAATCGTAGGATCAGAGCGGTAGGGGAACTATTGGCCAATGAATTGCATTCAGGTTTAGTGAAAATGCAAAAGACCATTAAAGACAAGCTCACTACCATGAGCGGGGCTTTTGATTCGCTCATGCCCCATGACTTGGTTAATTCTAAAATGATCACAAGCACCATCATGGAATTTTTCATGGGCGGTCAGCTCTCGCAATTTATGGATCAAACGAACCCCTTGAGTGAGGTTACGCACAAACGCCGCCTTTCAGCACTCGGTGAAGGGGGATTGGTGAAAGACAGGGTAGGGTTTGAAGCCAGAGATGTGCACCCCACGCATTATGGCCGAATTTGTCCCATTGAGACCCCAGAAGGTCAAAATATCGGTCTGATCAACACCCTTTCCACTTTCACAAGAGTGAATGATTTAGGCTTTATTGAAGCCCCTTATAAAAAGGTTGTGGATGGCAAGGTCGTGGGTGAGACGATTTATTTGACCGCTATTCAAGAAGACAGCCACATCATCGCTCCCGCAAGCACCCCCATTGATGAAGAGGGTAATATTTTAGGCGATTTGATTGAAACGCGCGTGGAAGGCGAGATCGTTTTAAACGAAAAAAGCAAAGTAACCTTAATGGATTTAAGCTCTAGCATGCTAGTAGGGGTAGCTGCATCGCTCATTCCTTTCTTAGAGCATGATGACGCCAACCGTGCCTTAATGGGGACTAACATGCAGCGCCAAGCGGTCCCCTTATTAAGAAGCGACGCTCCCATTGTAGGCACAGGGATTGAAAAAATTATCGCTAGGGATTCTTGGGGAGCGATCAAAGCCAATCGCGCAGGCGTTGTAGAAAAAATTGATTCTAAAAATATTTATATTTTAGGCGAAGGCAAAGAAGAAGCCTATATTGATGCGTATTCTTTGCAAAAAAACTTGCGCACCAACCAAAACACCAGTTTCAATCAAGTCCCTATCGTTAAAGTGGGCGATAAAGTGGGAGCCGGGCAAATCATCGCTGATGGCCCTAGCATGGATAGAGGCGAGTTAGCGTTAGGGAAAAATGTGCGCGTGGCGTTCATGCCTTGGAATGGCTATAACTTTGAAGACGCCATCGTGGTGAGTGAGCGCATCACTAAAGATGATATTTTCACTTCCACCCATATTTATGAAAAAGAAGTGGATGCTAGGGAGCTTAAGCATGGCGTAGAAGAATTTACTGCTGATATTCCTGATGTGAAAGAAGAAGCGCTCGCTCATCTTGATGAAAGCGGGATCGTTAAAGTAGGCACTTATGTGAGCGCTGGCATGATTTTAGTGGGTAAGACTTCTCCTAAAGGCGAGATTAAAAGCACGCCTGAAGAACGGCTCTTAAGGGCTATTTTTGGGGATAAAGCCGGGCATGTGGTCAATAAGAGTTTGTATTGCCCTCCCAGTTTGGAAGGCACGGTGATTGATGTGAAAGTCTTCACTAAAAAAGGCTATGAGAAAGACGCGCGAGTTTTGAGCGCGTATGAAGAAGAAAAAGCCAAGCTTGATATGGAGCATTTTGATCGCTTGACCATGCTCAATAGAGAAGAATTGTTGCGCGTTAGTTCGCTCCTTTCTCAAGCGATTTTAGAAGAGCCTTTCAGCCATAATGGCAAGGATTATAAAGAAGGCGATCAAATCCCTAAAGAAGAAATCGCTTCAATCAACCGCTTCACTTTGGCTAGTTTGGTGAAAAAGTATTCTAAAGAAGTGCAAAACCACTATGAAATCACTAAAAATAATTTCTTAGAGCAAAAGAAAGTTTTGGGTGAAGAGCATGAAGAAAAGCTCTCTATTTTAGAAAAAGATGATATTTTGCCTAATGGCGTGATCAAAAAAGTCAAGCTCTATATCGCTACAAAACGAAAGCTTAAAGTGGGCGATAAAATGGCAGGAAGGCATGGGAATAAAGGGATTGTGTCTAATATTGTGCCGGTTGCGGATATGCCTTATACCGCTGATGGCGAGCCTGTGGATATTGTCTTAAACCCTTTAGGCGTGCCAAGCCGCATGAATATCGGGCAGATTTTAGAAATGCATTTAGGCTTAGTGGGGAAAGAATTTGGGAAACAAATCGCTCGCATGCTAGAGGATAAAACCAGAGATTTTGCCAAAGAATTGCGCGCTAAAATGCTAGAAATCGCTAACGCCATTAATGAAAAAGATCCCTTGACAATCCATGCACTTGAGAGTTGTTCTGATGAAGAGCTTTTGGAATACGCTAAAGATTGGAGCAAGGGCGTTAAGATGGCTATCTCTGTGTTTGAAGGCATCTCGCAAGAAAAATTTTACAAGCTATTTGAATTAGCTAAGATCGCTATGGATGGCAAAATGGATCTGTATGACGGGCGCACAGGCGAAAAAATGAGGGAGCGCGTGAATGTGGGCTACATGTATATGATCAAACTCCACCATTTAGTGGATGAAAAAGTCCATGCCAGAAGCACAGGCCCTTATAGCTTAGTAACGCACCAACCCGTTGGGGGTAAAGCGCTTTTTGGGGGTCAAAGGTTTGGGGAAATGGAAGTGTGGGCGTTAGAAGCTTATGGCGCAGCGCACACTCTAAAAGAAATGCTCACCATTAAATCCGATGATATTAGAGGCAGAGAGAACGCTTATAGGGCTATCGCTAAAGGTGAGCAAGTGGGCGAGAGTGAAATCCCTGAGACTTTTTATGTCTTGACTAAAGAATTGCAATCGCTCGCTTTGGATATTAATATTTTTGGGGACGATGTGGATGAGGATGGAGCGCCTAAACCCATTGTCATTAAAGAAGATGACAGGCCTAAAGACTTTAGCTCTTTCCAGCTCACTCTAGCCAGCCCTGAAAAAATCCATTCTTGGAGTTATGGGGAAGTTAAAAAGCCAGAAACGATCAATTATCGCACCATAAAACCTGAACGAGACGGCTTGTTTTGCATGAAAATCTTTGGCCCCACTAAAGATTATGAATGCTTGTGCGGTAAATACAAAAAGCCTCGCTTCAAAGACATTGGCACATGCGAAAAATGCGGCGTGGCGATCACGCACTCTAAAGTCAGGCGTTTTAGAATGGGGCATATTGAATTGGCCACTCCTGTAGCGCATATCTGGTATGTCAATTCCTTGCCTAGCCGTATCGGCACGCTTTTGGGCGTTAAGATGAAAGACTTAGAGCGCGTGTTGTATTATGAAGCTTATATCGTTAAAGAACCAGGCGAAGCCGCTTATGACAATGAAGGCACTAAGCTTGTGATGAAATACGATATTTTGAATGAAGAGCAGTATCAAAATATCTCACGAAGATACGAAGATAGGGGATTTGTAGCGCAAATGGGCGGTGAAGCGATCAAGGATTTGTTAGAAGAAATTGATTTGATCACCTTATTGCAAAGTTTGAAAGAAGAAGTGAAAGACACCAATTCCGATGCGAAAAAGAAAAAACTCATTAAGCGTTTGAAAGTGGTAGAAAGCTTTTTAAATTCTGGTAACAGGCCTGAGTGGATGATGCTCACGGTTTTACCGGTATTGCCGCCGGATTTAAGGCCTTTAGTCGCGCTAGATGGCGGGAAGTTTGCGGTCAGCGATGTGAATGAATTGTATCGTCGTGTCATCAATCGTAACCAACGCTTGAAACGCCTAATGGAGCTTGGGGCGCCAGAAATCATTGTGCGCAATGAAAAAAGGATGTTGCAAGAAGCCGTGGATGTGCTTTTTGATAACGGCCGCAGCACCAATGCGGTTAAAGGGGCTAACAAACGCCCTTTAAAATCGCTCAGTGAAATCATTAAAGGCAAGCAAGGGCGTTTCAGGCAAAACCTTTTAGGTAAGCGCGTGGATTTTTCAGGCAGAAGCGTGATTGTGGTTGGGCCTAATCTTAAAATGGATGAATGCGGGTTGCCTAAAAACATGGCGTTAGAACTCTTCAAACCGCATTTGTTATCCAAGCTTGAAGAGAGAGGTTATGCCACCACGCTCAAACAAGCTAAACGCATGATTGAACAAAAAAGCAATGAAGTGTGGGAGTGCTTGCAAGAAATCACAGAGGGGTATCCGGTGCTACTCAACCGCGCTCCTACCTTGCACAAGCAATCCATTCAAGCGTTCCATCCAAAGCTGATTGACGGCAAAGCGATCCAATTGCACCCGTTAGTGTGTTCAGCGTTCAACGCCGATTTTGACGGGGATCAAATGGCGGTTCATGTGCCTTTAAGCCAAGAAGCGATCGCTGAATGCAAGGTGCTGATGCTAAGCTCTATGAATATCCTTTTGCCCGCTAGCGGTAAAGCCGTAGCCATTCCTAGCCAGGATATGGTTTTAGGGCTTTATTATCTTTCTTTAGAAAAGAGTGGGGTCAAGGGCGAGCATAAACTTTTTTCTAGCGTGAATGAAATCATCACCGCTATTGACACGAAAGAATTAGACATCCACGCAAAGATTAGGGTTTTAGATCAAGGGAATATTATCTCTACGAGCGCGGGGCGCATGATCATTAAGTCCATTTTGCCTGATTTTATCCCTACGGATTTGTGGAACAGACCCATGAAGAAAAAAGATATTGGCGTGCTTGTGGATTATGTGCATAAAGTCGGCGGTATCGGCATTACTGCAACCTTTTTGGATAATTTAAAAACGCTTGGCTTTAGGTATGCGACTAAGGCTGGTATTTCTATCTCTATGGAAGATATTATCACGCCAAAAGACAAGCAAAAAATGGTGGAAAAAGCCAAAGTAGAGGTTAAAAAAATCCAACAACAATACGATCAAGGGTTGCTCACTGACCAAGAGCGTTACAATAAAATCATTGACACTTGGACTGAAGTCAATGACAAAATGAGTAAAGAAATGATGACCGCTATCGCAAAAGATAAAGAGGGCTTTAACTCTATTTATATGATGGCTGATAGCGGCGCAAGGGGTAGCGCGGCGCAAATCCGTCAGCTTTCAGCGATGAGGGGTCTTATGACAAAGCCGGATGGCAGTATCATTGAAACGCCCATTATTTCTAACTTTAAAGAGGGGTTGAATGTCTTAGAATACTTTAACTCCACGCATGGCGCTAGAAAGGGCTTAGCGGATACGGCGCTAAAAACCGCCAATGCGGGGTATTTGACAAGAAAGCTCATTGATGTTTCGCAAAATGTCAAGGTGGTATCTGATGATTGTGGCACGCATGAAGGGATTGAAATCACGGATATTGCGGTGGGGAGTGAGCTGATTGAACCTTTAGAAGAGCGTATTTTTGGGCGCGTTTTATTAGAAGATGTGATCGATCCCATTACGAATGAAATCTTGCTTTATGCGGACACTTTGATTGATGAAGAGGGCGCTAAAAAGGTGGTTGAAGCTGGGATTAAATCCATTACGATCCGCACCCCAGTAACTTGTAAAGCGCCAAAGGGCGTGTGCGCGAAATGCTATGGCTTGAATTTGGGCGAAGGCAAGATGAGCTATCCAGGTGAAGCGGTGGGCGTGGTAGCTGCACAATCTATCGGGGAGCCTGGAACTCAGCTCACTTTAAGGACTTTCCATGTAGGTGGGACAGCGAGTAGGAGTCAGGATGAGCGCGAAATTGTAGCGAGCAAAGAAGGTTTTGTGCGTTTCTACAACCTTAGGACTTATACGAATAAAGAGGGTAAAAACATTATCGCTAACCGCCGTAACGCTTCTATTTTAGTGGTAGAGCCTAAGATTAAAGCGCCTTTTGATGGGGAATTACGCATTGAAACGGTCTATGAAGAAGTCGTTGTGAGCGTGAAAAATAGCGATCAAGAAGCTAAATTCGTTTTAAGAAGAAGCGATATTGTCAAGCCGAGCGAATTAGCCGGCGTTGGCGGTAAGATTGAGGGGAAAGTGTATTTGCCTTATGCTAGCGGGCATAAGGTGCATAAGGGAGGAAGTATCGCTGATATTATCCAAGAGGGCTGGAATGTGCCTAATCGCATCCCTTACGCGAGCGAATTGCTAGTCAAGGATAATGACCCTATTGCGCAAGATGTGTATGCCAAAGAAAAAGGCGCAATCAAATACTATGTTTTAGAGGCTAACCATTTAGAGCGCACCCATGGGATCAAGAAGGGCGATATTGTGAGCGAAAAAGGCTTGTTTGCGGTGATAGCTGATGATAATGGTAGGGAAGCCACTCGCCATTATATCGCTAGGGGTTCTGAGATCTTGATTGATGATAATAGTGAAGTGAGCGCTAATAGCGTGATTTCTAAACCCACGACTAACACTTTCAAAACGATTGCCACATGGGATCCTTACAACACCCCTATCATTGCGGACTTTAAAGGTAAGGTGAGTTTTGTGGATGTTATCGCAGGCGTTACGGTCGCTGAAAAAGAAGACGAAAATACCGGTATTACTAGTTTGGTGGTGAATGATTACATTCCAAGCGGATACAAACCAAGCTTGTTTTTAGAAGGGGCTAATGGCGAAGAGATGCGTTATTTCCTAGAGCCAAAAACTTCTATCGCCATTAGCGATGGCTCTAGCGTGGAGCAGGCTGAAGTGTTAGCGAAAATCCCTAAAGCGACCGTTAAATCCAGGGATATTACCGGGGGTCTCCCAAGGGTTTCGGAACTCTTTGAAGCGAGAAAACCCAAGCCTAAAGATGTGGCGATCCTTTCTGAAGTTGATGGGATAGTGAGTTTTGGCAAACCCATTCGCAATAAAGAACACATCATCGTAACTTCTAAAGATGGCCGTCCCATGGATTATTTTGTGGATAAGGGCAAGCAAATTTTAGTGCATGCTGATGAATTTGTGCATGCGGGAGAAGCGATGACGGATGGCGTGGTTTCAAGCCATGATATTTTAAGGATCAGTGGCGAAAAAGAGCTTTATAAATACATTGTGAGCGAAGTTCAGCAAGTGTATCGCAGGCAGGGGGTAAGCATTGCGGACAAGCACATTGAAATCATTGTTTCTCAAATGCTAAGGCAAGTGCGTATTTTAGACAGCGGGGATAGCAAGTTTATTGAAGGGGATTTAGTCAGTAAAAAACTCTTCAAAGAAGAAAACGCTCGTGTGATCGCTTTAAAAGGCGAGCCTGCGATTGCTGAACCGGTGCTTTTAGGGATCACTAGAGCGGCTATTGGGAGTGATAGCATCATCTCAGCGGCCTCTTTCCAAGAAACGACTAAAGTTTTAACAGAAGCCAGTATCGCTATGAAAAAAGACTTTTTAGAAGACTTGAAAGAGAATGTGGTGTTGGGGAGGATGATCCCTGTGGGAACGGGCATGTATAAGAATAAAAAAATCGTGCTAAGAACGCTTGAAGATGACTCTAAATTTTGA
- the rplL gene encoding 50S ribosomal protein L7/L12, which translates to MAISKEEVLEYIGSLSVLELSELVKMFEEKFGVSATPTVVAGAAVAGGVAAESEEKTEFNVILADSGAEKIKVIKVVREITGLGLKEAKDATEKTPHVLKEGVNKEEAETIKKKLEEVGAKVEVK; encoded by the coding sequence ATGGCAATTTCAAAAGAAGAAGTGTTAGAATATATTGGTTCATTGAGCGTTTTAGAGCTTTCTGAATTGGTTAAAATGTTTGAGGAAAAATTTGGCGTGAGTGCGACTCCAACGGTCGTGGCGGGTGCGGCTGTAGCTGGCGGTGTAGCGGCTGAAAGCGAAGAAAAAACCGAATTTAATGTGATTTTGGCTGATAGCGGTGCTGAAAAAATCAAGGTGATTAAAGTGGTTCGTGAAATTACCGGACTTGGCCTGAAAGAAGCTAAAGACGCTACCGAAAAAACCCCTCATGTGCTTAAAGAGGGCGTGAATAAAGAAGAAGCTGAAACCATCAAGAAGAAACTTGAAGAAGTGGGCGCTAAGGTTGAAGTCAAGTAA
- the rplJ gene encoding 50S ribosomal protein L10: MQKQHQRQHKVELVANLKSQFADAKALLICDYKGLSVRKLEALRNKARNQGIKVQVIKNTLAHIAMKETGYSDLDLKETNVFLWGGDQIALSKLVFDFQKEHKDHFVLKAGLFDKESVSVAHVEAVSKLPSKEELMGMLLSVWTAPVRYFVTGLDNLRKAKEEN, from the coding sequence ATGCAAAAACAACATCAAAGGCAGCATAAAGTAGAGCTAGTCGCTAACTTAAAATCGCAATTTGCAGATGCCAAAGCCCTTTTAATTTGCGATTATAAGGGTCTTAGCGTGAGAAAGTTGGAAGCTTTAAGGAATAAGGCTCGCAATCAAGGCATTAAAGTGCAAGTGATTAAAAATACTCTTGCTCATATTGCCATGAAAGAGACCGGCTATTCTGATTTGGATTTGAAAGAAACCAATGTGTTTTTGTGGGGCGGTGATCAAATCGCTCTCTCTAAACTCGTGTTTGACTTCCAAAAAGAGCATAAAGATCACTTTGTGTTGAAAGCGGGCTTGTTTGATAAAGAAAGCGTTAGCGTAGCTCATGTGGAAGCGGTTTCAAAACTCCCAAGCAAAGAAGAGCTTATGGGAATGTTGCTTTCTGTTTGGACGGCTCCGGTGCGTTATTTTGTTACGGGTTTAGACAATTTGCGTAAAGCGAAAGAAGAAAACTAA